A DNA window from Fragaria vesca subsp. vesca linkage group LG3, FraVesHawaii_1.0, whole genome shotgun sequence contains the following coding sequences:
- the LOC101301656 gene encoding uncharacterized protein LOC101301656, translated as MAKEKQQKEEKKLYVGIVWHYTAELKLLLTALLILCTLATLLQFLPSRFTVSSSDLRFCISRVLTPTQPAQQHNTTNTTIVSISAAAATSPPPLLSPPPPPSESVQPNGMIKRVFGTHGAAAYSYINMGTYRGGMNTFAIVGLASKPLHLYSNPTYQCRWIPTVNSSAVVSAVGYKILPDWGYGRVYTVVVVNCTFSQDVNSDNSGGKLVLLASTSGGGDRNLNVTDEIEALTENPGSLNPSIFTSKPKYDYFYCGSSLYGNLSPQRVREWIAYHVRLFGPRSHFVIHDAGGIHEEVLEVLKPWMELGYVTLHDIRDQERFDGYYHNQFMVVNDCLHRYKFMAKWMFFFDVDEYIYMPPKSTIKTVLDSLAEYSQFTIEQMPMSNKLCLLEDYHKTNRKWGFEKLVYKDVKRGIRRDRKYAVQPRNVYGTGVHMSQNIAGKTTHKTENRIKYFHYHGTIADRREPCKKLINDTQIYLDKVPYVIDTTMRDVAGAVKRFELRMIGSRLQQTRQ; from the exons ATGGCGAAAGAGAAGCAGCAGAAAGAAGAGAAGAAGCTCTACGTGGGCATCGTCTGGCACTACACCGCCGAGCTCAAGCTCCTCCTCACCGCCCTCCTCATCCTCTGCACCCTCGCCACCCTCCTCCAGTTCCTCCCTTCTCGCTTCACCGTCTCCTCCTCCGACCTCCGCTTCTGCATCTCCCGCGTCCTCACCCCCACCCAGCCGGCCCAACAACACAATACTACTAATACTACTATTGTATCCATCTCAGCTGCTGCTGCTACGTCACCCCCTCCGCTTCTCTCGCCGCCTCCCCCGCCTTCGGAGTCGGTGCAACCCAACGGCATGATCAAGCGCGTGTTCGGCACTCACGGCGCGGCGGCGTACAGCTACATCAACATGGGAACTTACAGAGGAGGAATGAACACTTTTGCTATAGTGGGTCTAGCCTCCAAGCCTCTCCATCTCTACTCAAACCCGACGTACCAATGCCGGTGGATCCCAACCGTCAACTCCTCCGCCGTAGTCTCCGCCGTCGGATACAAGATCCTCCCCGACTGGGGCTACGGGAGGGTCTACACCGTCGTGGTGGTGAACTGCACATTTTCTCAGGACGTTAATTCCGACAACTCCGGCGGGAAGCTGGTCCTTTTGGCCTCAACTTCTGGCGGCGGTGACCGGAATCTCAACGTCACCGATGAGATTGAGGCGTTAACAGAAAACCCAGGAAGCTTAAACCCTTCAATCTTTACTTCCAAGCCTAAATATGATTATTTTTATTGTGGGTCTTCTTTGTATGGGAATTTGAGTCCTCAGAGAGTGAGGGAGTGGATTGCTTACCATGTGAGGCTGTTTGGGCCCAGATCTCATTTTGTGATTCATGATGCTGGTGGGATTCATGAGGAGGTTTTGGAGGTGTTGAAGCCATGGATGGAGTTGGGGTATGTGACTTTGCATGATATAAGAGACCAGGAGAGGTTTGATGGGTATTATCATAACCAGTTCATGGTGGTGAATGATTGTTTGCATAGATATAAGTTCATGGCTAAGTGGATGTTCTTCTTTGATGTGGATGAGTATATCTATATGCCTCCCAAGAGCACCATCAAAACTGTGCTGGATTCTTTGGCTGAATACTCACAGTTCACCATTGAACAGATGCCAATGAGCAACAAGCTCTGCCTGCTTGAAGATTATCACAAAACTAACAG AAAATGGGGATTTGAAAAACTTGTGTACAAAGATGTGAAGAGAGGCATAAGAAGAGACCGGAAATACGCGGTGCAACCGCGCAATGTGTATGGCACCGGGGTGCACATGTCCCAGAACATAGCAGGGAAGACGACACACAAAACTGAGAACAGGATCAAGTATTTCCATTACCACGGAACCATTGCAGACAGGCGCGAGCCATGTAAGAAGCTGATCAATGACACACAGATCTACCTTGACAAAGTCCCTTATGTCATAGACACAACCATGAGAGATGTTGCTGGGGCTGTGAAGAGATTTGAGCTCAGAATGATTGGATCCAGGTTACAACAGACTAGGCAATGA
- the LOC101309913 gene encoding 40S ribosomal protein S4-like isoform 1 translates to MARGLKKHLKRLNAPKHWMLDKLGGAFAPKPSSGPHKSRECLPLIIILRNRLKYALTYREVIAILMQRHVMVDGKVRTDKTYPSGFMDVVSIPKTNENFRLLYDTKGRFRLHSIRDEEAKFKLCKVRSVQFGQKNIPYINTYDGRTIRYPDPLIKANDTIKLDLETNKIVDFIKFDVGNVVMVTGGRNRGRVGVIKSREKHKGSFETIHVQDATGHEFATRLGNVFTIGKGTKPWVSLPKGKGIKLTIIEEAKKRQAAQATAAA, encoded by the exons ATG GCGCGAGGACTGAAGAAGCATTTGAAGAGGCTCAATGCCCCCAAGCATTGGATGCTTGACAAATTGGGTGGTGCATTT GCCCCCAAGCCCTCATCTGGACCTCACAAGTCGAGGGAGTGTCTTCCATTGATCATTATCTTGCGAAACCGGTTGAAGTATGCTCTGACATACCGTGAGGTCATTGCCATCTTGATGCAACGTCATGTTATGGTTGATGGGAAAGTTAGGACTGATAAGACTTATCCTTCTGGTTTCATGG ATGTTGTCTCAATCCCCAAGACAAATGAGAATTTCCGTCTCCTTTATGACACCAAAGGACGGTTCCGTCTGCATTCAATCAGGGATGAAGAGGCAAAG TTCAAACTCTGCAAGGTCCGTTCTGTGCAGTTTGGCCAAAAGAATATCCCTTACATTAATACCTATGATGGGAGAACAATTCGTTACCCTGATCCTCTCATCAAGGCAAATGACACCATCAAGCTTGATTTGGAGACCAACAAGATTGTTGACTTCATCAAGTTCGATGTTGGTAATGTTGTCATGGTGACAGGTGGTAGGAACAGAGGGCGAGTTGGAGTAATCAAGAGCAGGGAGAAGCATAAGGGAAGCTTTGAGACTATTCACGTCCAGGACGCCACTGGACATGAATTTGCAACCCGTTTGGGGAATGTGTTCACAATTGGTAAGGGTACCAAGCCATGGGTAAGCCTTCCCAAGGGTAAGGGTATTAAGCTTACTATCATTGAGGAGGCCAAGAAGAGGCAAGCTGCCCAAGCCACAGCTGCAGCCTAG
- the LOC101309913 gene encoding 40S ribosomal protein S4-like isoform 2 — translation MLDKLGGAFAPKPSSGPHKSRECLPLIIILRNRLKYALTYREVIAILMQRHVMVDGKVRTDKTYPSGFMDVVSIPKTNENFRLLYDTKGRFRLHSIRDEEAKFKLCKVRSVQFGQKNIPYINTYDGRTIRYPDPLIKANDTIKLDLETNKIVDFIKFDVGNVVMVTGGRNRGRVGVIKSREKHKGSFETIHVQDATGHEFATRLGNVFTIGKGTKPWVSLPKGKGIKLTIIEEAKKRQAAQATAAA, via the exons ATGCTTGACAAATTGGGTGGTGCATTT GCCCCCAAGCCCTCATCTGGACCTCACAAGTCGAGGGAGTGTCTTCCATTGATCATTATCTTGCGAAACCGGTTGAAGTATGCTCTGACATACCGTGAGGTCATTGCCATCTTGATGCAACGTCATGTTATGGTTGATGGGAAAGTTAGGACTGATAAGACTTATCCTTCTGGTTTCATGG ATGTTGTCTCAATCCCCAAGACAAATGAGAATTTCCGTCTCCTTTATGACACCAAAGGACGGTTCCGTCTGCATTCAATCAGGGATGAAGAGGCAAAG TTCAAACTCTGCAAGGTCCGTTCTGTGCAGTTTGGCCAAAAGAATATCCCTTACATTAATACCTATGATGGGAGAACAATTCGTTACCCTGATCCTCTCATCAAGGCAAATGACACCATCAAGCTTGATTTGGAGACCAACAAGATTGTTGACTTCATCAAGTTCGATGTTGGTAATGTTGTCATGGTGACAGGTGGTAGGAACAGAGGGCGAGTTGGAGTAATCAAGAGCAGGGAGAAGCATAAGGGAAGCTTTGAGACTATTCACGTCCAGGACGCCACTGGACATGAATTTGCAACCCGTTTGGGGAATGTGTTCACAATTGGTAAGGGTACCAAGCCATGGGTAAGCCTTCCCAAGGGTAAGGGTATTAAGCTTACTATCATTGAGGAGGCCAAGAAGAGGCAAGCTGCCCAAGCCACAGCTGCAGCCTAG
- the LOC101308551 gene encoding uncharacterized protein LOC101308551: MMTTTTTSQMLQLAPLAPHASSSSSSSSSQTFPVWFNHCHCHPSRPQLTLRRRRPRPTVLLAANPDRKLQVSSSSSSSWTTQQDQDDQEEDEDEDDDEEEESDPTPEDLEYISQIKRVLELLKKNRDMIFNEVKLTIAIEDIREVERKRLLGIEDPDAPTREELAAVLEEVHEGKIPKNRLALKLLAEEMNRWPNLEVQIKPAKKKPGKSLYARVTDTGIDLKEAAKRLNIDWDTAAEIDDADVKDESDVPSVVGYGALYLVTLFPVIIGVSVVLILFYNSLQ; this comes from the exons ATGATGACGACGACGACGACTTCCCAAATGCTCCAACTGGCGCCACTCGCACCACACGCTTCCTCCTCCTCATCTTCTTCTTCGTCCCAAACCTTCCCAGTGTGGTTCAACCATTGTCATTGCCACCCTTCACGGCCTCAGCTCACTCTCCGCCGCCGCCGACCAAGGCCCACAGTACTACTCGCCGCAAACCCAGATAGGAAGTTGCAAGTTTCATCATCTTCGTCGTCATCTTGGACTACCCAACAAGACCAAGATGATCAAGAAGAAGATGAAGATGAAGACGATGACGAAGAAGAAGAAAGCGACCCTACTCCTGAAGACCTCGAATACATCAGCCAAATCAAAAGG GTGTTGGAGCTTCTTAAGAAGAACAGAGACATGATCTTCAATGAG GTTAAGCTTACTATTGCGATTGAGGACATAAGAGAAGTAGAGCGGAAGAGACTCCTTGGCATTGAGGATCCTGATGCTCCCACCAGGGAAGAGCTTGCTGCTGTTCTTGAAGAA GTGCATGAGGGGAAAATCCCCAAAAATCGACTTGCACTTAAACTGCTAGCTGAGGAAATGAATCGATGGCCCAATCTAGAG GTTCAGATTAAACCAGCAAAGAAAAAGCCAGGAAAATCACTATATGCAAGAGTCACAGACACCGGTATTGATCTTAAAGAGGCTGCTAAGAGACTGAACATTGATTGGGATACAGCTGCGGAGATTGATGATGCTGATGTTAAGGATGAATCAGATGTGCCTTCAGTTGTG GGCTATGGAGCACTGTACTTGGTCACGCTTTTTCCAGTCATTATTGGTGTATCGGTGGTATTAATTTTATTTTACAATTCACTCCAGTAG
- the LOC101310385 gene encoding probable GMP synthase [glutamine-hydrolyzing]-like: MCSSKPRLQQSPSVTPTTPKTNPRLVLQPTDNQFPSLEHRKFLKKANHESLIPPPLLSPLPAPKTKPTISPPISPKIPSPRQPALKRGKEHNELNSSLEKLVLTPKSTIKLTSSVKKSKRSSVSGAASAENVMKNISSLIVEAPGSIAAARREQVATMQEQRKLRIAHYGRTNSAKFEGKVVPLDSSATNVEQKRCSFITPNSDPLYVAYHDEEWGVPVHDDNLLLELLLLTSAQVGSDWSSVLRKRQALREAFSGFDAEAVAKFNEKKITSVSADTGTDISLIRGVVDNAKRILEIKRETGSFDKYLWGFVNHKPISTQYKSCHKIPVKTSKSEFISKAMVKKGFRFVGPTVIHSFMQAAGLTNDHLITCSRHQL; encoded by the exons ATGTGTTCCTCTAAACCAAGATTGCAGCAAAGTCCTAGTGTTACTCCAACAACACCAAAAACCAATCCCCGCTTGGTTCTTCAGCCAACTGATAACCAATTTCCAAGCTTGGAACATAGGAAGTTCCTCAAAAAGGCCAACCATGAATCCCTTATTCCACCTCCTTTGCTATCACCACTGCCTGCACCAAAAACTAAGCCCACCATCTCTCCTCCCATCTCTCCCAAGATACCTTCGCCTCGACAACCAGCACTTAAGAGAGGAAAAGAACATAATGAGCTCAATTCTAGTCTTGAGAAGTTGGTTCTCACACCTAAGTCAACAATTAAGTTGACTAGTTCAGTGAAAAAGTCAAAGAGATCAAGTGTTTCAGGTGCAGCTTCTGCTGAAAATGTAATGAAAAATATATCATCTTTGATAGTAGAGGCACCAGGAAGCATAGCAGCTGCAAGGAGGGAGCAAGTTGCAACAATGCAAGAACAACGAAAGTTGCGAATTGCTCATTATGGAAGAACAAACTCTGCAAAGTTTGAAGGGAAAGTGGTGCCTCTTGATTCTTCAGCTACCAATGTTGAGCAAAAGAGATGCAGTTTTATCACACCAAATTCAG ACCCTCTATATGTTGCTTACCATGATGAAGAATGGGGAGTTCCTGTTCATGATGACAA TTTGTTGCTTGAATTGTTACTGTTGACCAGTGCTCAAGTAGGATCAGATTGGAGTTCAGTTCTGAGGAAAAGGCAGGCTTTGAG GGAGGCATTTTCAGGGTTTGATGCAGAAGCTGTGGCTAAATTTAATGAAAAGAAGATAACTTCAGTCAGTGCTGATACTGGTACTGATATAAGCTTGATTAGAGGAGTTGTTGACAATGCTAAAAGAATTCTTGAG ATTAAGAGGGAAACTGGGTCATTTGACAAGTACTTGTGGGGATTTGTGAATCACAAGCCTATTTCCACCCAATACAAGTCATGCCACAAGATCCCTGTGAAGACTTCCAAATCAGAGTTCATAAGCAAAGCCATGGTGAAGAAGGGTTTTAGGTTTGTAGGCCCCACTGTCATACACTCATTCATGCAAGCTGCTGGCCTCACTAATGACCACTTGATCACTTGCTCAAGGCACCAACTATAG